A genomic stretch from Nitrospirota bacterium includes:
- the mobF gene encoding MobF family relaxase: protein MLSVTPISVRQAGTYYEKDSYYSSEKPGEWAGRAADELGLRDEINGEDWQRVIRGQDPRTGEQLVQAGANGEHRSATDTTFSAPKSASVLALLLNRTDIIEAHRKAVEVAIKYMEQDAAQARVTVDGLTERVHTGNLLIAIYEHTRSRELDPQLHTHCPVLNMTEMPDGSWKAVSNERFFENKLFYGQIYRNELAANLKELGYQIEYSKDGLFEIAGIDKSILETFSRRSEQIKEAMNEIREKYPHADESQLREYATLGSRVAKQKNIDNDAVHASWVERLRSLGLSPDDLNRTIDVTIETTDRGKESMNADDAISMAGKLITEQELTFPKEQLLRIAGQFSLGSARISDLERAARDQLRSGQILQRKDGSYTTAEKVQEVSETVQMMKDGTGKCMPIMTKEESLKVLEGRGLTQSQIDLNIHVLTSPDLVMGGQGYAGVGKTTALDTLREILESRSQTVRGLAFTGKAADGIEQEAGIESNTIARELHLSGRTDWIVLDEASMVGSKDMHDILKLAREHNSRVLIIGDADQLPSIAAGRIFKDLKESGMSTVEMKEIVRQKDGTYKDVVQSIVSKRIDDAFNKLAKTGHIHEIKDQNERIGGIAKDYTDRQNWRNTIVLSGKNADARELNSAIRSILKERGEIGQQDNEITVRVPVSLSPTEQRFGQSYEPGQYIFARKAGVGGLRAGDEARIVAVDKVRHTLSIETKQGAERIIDLIQDGGNISAYEERQDKFSEREKIIFTKNDSKLKVRNGQIGEILKIDESGQLIIAMQDGSTRHIDPAKYQYVNHGDAVTTYKAQGMTQNNVIVNAPADGMQTYNAMYVQATRGKYDLQVYTDSTEKLIERVKIEQEKTTTLDRPIEQERDSQAQVIQISEPPKTASKDKKAKQDKDQDKPDSDSLELSKAPVRDREIEMEM, encoded by the coding sequence GTGCTGAGCGTAACGCCGATATCGGTCAGACAAGCGGGTACCTATTACGAGAAAGACAGCTACTACTCATCCGAAAAGCCAGGCGAATGGGCGGGCAGAGCTGCGGATGAGTTAGGACTCCGCGACGAGATCAACGGTGAGGACTGGCAGCGGGTGATCCGGGGACAAGATCCACGGACCGGAGAGCAACTGGTCCAGGCCGGAGCGAACGGAGAACACCGCTCTGCAACTGATACAACCTTCTCAGCTCCGAAGTCAGCCTCAGTGCTAGCGCTCTTGCTGAATCGAACAGACATTATTGAAGCTCACCGTAAAGCAGTCGAAGTAGCTATCAAATATATGGAACAAGACGCAGCCCAGGCGCGTGTCACTGTCGACGGGCTGACAGAGAGGGTGCATACCGGTAATCTGCTTATAGCGATCTACGAGCACACTAGAAGCCGGGAGCTTGACCCGCAGCTGCACACTCATTGCCCTGTCCTGAATATGACCGAGATGCCCGATGGATCGTGGAAAGCCGTGAGTAATGAACGGTTCTTCGAGAACAAACTATTCTACGGACAGATATACCGTAACGAGCTGGCAGCAAATCTAAAGGAGCTCGGCTACCAGATCGAATACAGCAAAGACGGCCTGTTCGAAATAGCAGGCATCGATAAATCCATCCTCGAAACTTTTTCCCGCCGTTCAGAGCAGATCAAAGAAGCCATGAATGAAATCCGCGAGAAGTACCCTCATGCGGATGAATCACAACTTCGTGAATATGCCACTCTCGGAAGCCGGGTGGCAAAACAGAAGAACATCGATAATGACGCCGTACATGCGAGCTGGGTCGAAAGGCTTCGCAGTCTCGGACTCAGTCCCGATGATCTAAACAGAACCATTGATGTGACAATCGAAACGACGGATCGTGGAAAAGAGTCAATGAATGCCGACGACGCCATCAGCATGGCCGGTAAGCTCATTACTGAGCAGGAGTTAACGTTCCCGAAAGAACAACTTCTCCGTATCGCCGGTCAGTTTTCGCTCGGCAGTGCCCGGATTAGCGATCTTGAGCGAGCAGCCAGAGACCAGCTCCGATCCGGACAGATCTTGCAACGCAAGGATGGCAGCTACACCACGGCAGAAAAGGTCCAAGAAGTCAGCGAGACAGTCCAGATGATGAAGGACGGCACGGGCAAATGTATGCCAATAATGACCAAAGAGGAATCCCTGAAGGTCCTGGAGGGCCGGGGCCTCACCCAAAGCCAGATTGATCTCAATATCCATGTTCTTACTTCCCCAGACCTGGTAATGGGCGGGCAGGGATACGCAGGTGTCGGCAAAACGACCGCGCTTGACACTCTCCGCGAGATTCTCGAAAGCCGGAGCCAGACGGTAAGAGGATTAGCCTTTACCGGCAAGGCTGCAGACGGCATCGAGCAGGAAGCCGGGATCGAAAGCAATACAATCGCCAGGGAACTACACTTATCGGGGCGAACCGACTGGATTGTACTTGACGAGGCAAGCATGGTCGGATCGAAAGATATGCACGACATCCTGAAACTCGCCCGTGAGCATAACAGCCGCGTTCTGATAATCGGCGATGCCGACCAGTTGCCGAGCATCGCAGCCGGCAGAATATTCAAAGATCTGAAAGAATCCGGCATGAGCACGGTCGAGATGAAGGAGATTGTCAGGCAGAAAGACGGAACCTACAAAGATGTAGTCCAATCCATTGTCAGCAAGCGTATCGACGACGCTTTCAATAAACTCGCTAAAACAGGCCATATCCACGAGATCAAGGACCAAAATGAACGCATAGGAGGCATTGCGAAAGACTACACCGACCGGCAAAACTGGAGAAACACGATCGTCCTCTCTGGAAAGAACGCCGACGCCCGGGAGTTAAACAGCGCAATCCGGTCCATACTTAAGGAGCGCGGGGAGATCGGGCAGCAGGATAATGAGATAACAGTGCGCGTCCCGGTCTCGCTGTCGCCGACAGAGCAGCGGTTCGGGCAGTCCTACGAACCAGGTCAGTACATCTTTGCACGAAAAGCAGGCGTCGGAGGGCTGCGGGCGGGGGATGAAGCCAGGATTGTTGCGGTTGACAAAGTTCGGCATACGCTTTCGATTGAAACTAAACAAGGTGCAGAACGGATCATCGACCTCATCCAGGACGGCGGGAACATATCGGCTTATGAGGAAAGGCAGGATAAGTTCAGCGAGCGGGAGAAGATCATCTTTACCAAGAACGACTCGAAGCTCAAGGTCCGGAACGGGCAGATTGGCGAGATCCTGAAAATCGATGAAAGCGGGCAACTGATAATCGCGATGCAAGACGGCAGCACCCGGCATATCGATCCCGCCAAGTACCAGTACGTCAACCATGGTGATGCCGTAACCACCTACAAAGCTCAGGGCATGACCCAGAATAACGTCATCGTAAATGCGCCGGCAGACGGAATGCAGACCTACAACGCGATGTACGTCCAGGCAACTCGCGGCAAATACGACCTGCAGGTCTATACCGATTCCACGGAGAAGCTGATCGAGAGGGTAAAGATCGAGCAGGAGAAGACAACGACGCTTGACAGGCCCATTGAGCAAGAGCGCGACAGCCAGGCGCAAGTCATTCAGATAAGCGAACCGCCCAAGACGGCAAGCAAGGATAAGAAGGCAAAGCAAGATAAGGATCAGGATAAGCCCGATAGCGACTCACTGGAGCTGAGTAAAGCTCCGGTTCGGGATCGGGAAATTGAAATGGAGATGTGA
- a CDS encoding cation diffusion facilitator family transporter, with protein sequence MKAIDERMQHHLKTRAAIVSITSNSVLIILKLAAGLFMHSVSVISEAVHSAIDLVAAIVAFMSVRHSGKPADKDHHYGHGKIENISATIEALLIFGAAVYIIYQAVQKLEHGNIEVESLGLGTLVMAASAAVNFIVSRYLFKVAHLTDSAALRGDALHLRTDVWTSLGVLGGLAAIKLTGLEVLDPVVAIVVALLIIKAAWELTKESFSDILDTRIPAKDEELIHRVLAEHSHAITDYHKLRTRKSGHVRYIDLHIVVPGRSMVKDAHSLSDLITSRIKERLANSHVLVHIEPCDGMCNGCHLDCKSMAHS encoded by the coding sequence TTGAAAGCAATCGATGAACGCATGCAACACCATCTGAAAACTCGAGCTGCAATTGTATCTATCACTTCGAACTCGGTTCTGATCATTCTTAAACTGGCTGCTGGATTGTTCATGCACTCAGTCAGCGTGATCTCCGAAGCCGTCCATTCCGCAATTGATCTTGTTGCCGCCATTGTTGCTTTTATGTCTGTTCGCCATTCGGGGAAACCGGCAGACAAAGATCATCATTACGGCCACGGGAAAATAGAGAACATTTCGGCCACAATAGAAGCGCTGCTCATCTTCGGAGCTGCTGTTTATATCATCTATCAGGCTGTACAAAAGCTGGAACACGGCAATATAGAAGTTGAAAGCCTCGGCCTTGGTACATTGGTCATGGCCGCGTCCGCTGCCGTCAACTTCATCGTCTCACGCTATCTTTTCAAAGTTGCCCACCTGACTGACTCTGCTGCTCTCCGCGGAGATGCGCTCCACCTGAGAACCGATGTCTGGACTTCCCTCGGCGTTTTAGGCGGGCTTGCAGCAATTAAACTGACCGGTCTCGAGGTTCTGGACCCTGTTGTTGCTATCGTTGTTGCTCTTCTAATCATTAAAGCGGCCTGGGAACTGACCAAGGAGTCATTCTCGGACATACTCGATACGCGAATTCCTGCCAAGGATGAAGAACTAATCCACCGGGTTCTGGCCGAGCATTCTCATGCTATTACCGACTACCATAAACTACGTACCCGCAAATCAGGCCATGTCCGCTATATCGATCTTCATATCGTGGTTCCCGGGCGAAGCATGGTCAAAGATGCTCATTCGTTAAGCGATCTCATCACTTCCCGGATCAAAGAGCGTCTGGCAAACAGCCACGTGTTAGTCCATATTGAGCCTTGCGACGGAATGTGTAACGGGTGTCATCTGGACTGTAAATCCATGGCTCATTCCTGA
- a CDS encoding AlpA family phage regulatory protein encodes MKTKLQIDASQLTSEVTQEVLRVIKPLLPDKEKYTQRASISESVQQTAINALPQFGLLRLWQILGNRRKGIPPIIPVSKSSWWAGVKSGKYPKPVKLSARCTCWRTEDIRELLERMGRP; translated from the coding sequence ATGAAAACAAAATTACAAATCGATGCGAGTCAGTTGACGTCCGAAGTAACGCAAGAAGTGCTTAGGGTAATAAAGCCTCTTCTTCCAGACAAAGAAAAATATACCCAAAGAGCGAGCATTTCTGAATCCGTTCAGCAGACAGCAATAAACGCTCTTCCTCAATTCGGGCTTTTACGATTGTGGCAGATTCTTGGAAACAGGAGAAAGGGAATTCCGCCAATCATCCCCGTAAGCAAAAGCTCTTGGTGGGCAGGAGTAAAATCGGGAAAATATCCGAAACCAGTGAAGCTGTCAGCGCGGTGCACTTGTTGGCGTACTGAGGATATCCGGGAATTGTTAGAACGGATGGGAAGGCCATAA
- a CDS encoding ParM/StbA family protein: MSHKIGMDLGKGHIKYQTATGTGEIPAWLSRGRITQVMGKGNGTGGIRYQDQEYIIGRDAILGNGFSWSATETKDDLRNLLFALYVLGSAGIDEVDMVIGLPVSAAGSPAAVERIKSLLNGTHECVIGEKPTSIIIRVGVLAEPLGTYFSLCLDVEGKPITSSPYFNELIGIVDIGYRTLDIIAIEGGKLSSAGKDSTLSGIAVLFSRVCKALEENHGMLRPHEIEKVHTWLTGGCQELIKIGGLPVRPDIPAEVARFKAEFAGQIMDEVQSLLSGIRPDRIVMTGGGAALLRNELIKINPDLTFHPNPRFANAIGFYRAAVARGRQNA; encoded by the coding sequence ATGAGCCATAAGATCGGAATGGATTTGGGAAAGGGCCATATCAAGTACCAGACGGCAACAGGCACCGGAGAAATTCCAGCCTGGTTGTCCCGAGGCCGCATTACCCAGGTCATGGGCAAGGGTAACGGCACCGGTGGAATCAGGTATCAGGATCAGGAGTATATAATCGGCAGAGACGCGATCCTGGGCAATGGATTCTCCTGGTCAGCGACAGAAACTAAAGATGACCTCCGGAATCTTCTCTTTGCGCTCTATGTGCTCGGGTCGGCCGGCATCGACGAAGTTGATATGGTTATCGGATTGCCGGTATCAGCGGCTGGCAGTCCGGCAGCGGTCGAGCGGATCAAATCACTATTGAACGGGACTCATGAATGCGTCATAGGAGAAAAGCCGACGTCGATTATCATCCGGGTAGGAGTTCTGGCGGAGCCTTTGGGCACTTATTTCAGCCTTTGCCTGGATGTCGAAGGCAAGCCAATCACAAGTTCTCCCTACTTCAATGAACTGATCGGAATCGTAGATATCGGTTACCGGACCTTGGACATCATCGCGATCGAGGGAGGGAAGCTTTCATCAGCCGGCAAAGACAGTACCCTTTCAGGAATTGCGGTTCTGTTCAGTCGCGTCTGTAAAGCTCTTGAGGAGAATCACGGAATGCTGAGGCCTCATGAGATAGAAAAAGTACATACCTGGCTGACGGGAGGATGCCAGGAGCTGATCAAGATCGGCGGCCTACCTGTTAGACCGGATATTCCCGCAGAGGTGGCAAGGTTTAAGGCTGAATTTGCCGGGCAGATTATGGATGAAGTCCAAAGCCTGTTGTCCGGCATTCGGCCGGATCGAATTGTTATGACAGGTGGCGGCGCAGCCCTTCTGCGAAATGAGCTCATCAAGATCAACCCAGATCTGACCTTTCATCCCAATCCGAGATTTGCCAACGCCATCGGCTTTTACCGTGCAGCAGTAGCCAGGGGCAGGCAGAATGCCTAA